The Megalops cyprinoides isolate fMegCyp1 chromosome 22, fMegCyp1.pri, whole genome shotgun sequence genome contains a region encoding:
- the exosc9 gene encoding exosome complex component RRP45 isoform X1, whose product MRETPLSNCERQFLLKAIEEKKRLDGRQTYDYRNIKIAFGTDYGCCIVDLGKTRVLAQVSCELVAPKENRPTEGIIFFNLELSPMASPAFELGRQSELLVKLNRLLERCLRNSKCIDTESLCVVSGEKVWQIRVDVHVLNHDGNIMDAASIAAITALCHFRRPDVGIQGEEVTVYSPEERDPIPLSIYHMPICVSFSFFQQGTYLLVDPSEREERVMDGLLVIAMNKHREICSIQSSGGIMLLKEQVLRCSKIASVKVSEITDLINKALENDRKVRKEGGKYGFAESMPKERITALKTDVAPVEMTDIEKKAEDIISGTEPPSDSSVPSPVVRAPGTGQVGEGLGNTWGLDQLEEDEEELVDQAMEEGQETEERGQSPEKGEVVVISDSEEEEVVILHQGVQVKDSNVPASSSQQQGAGASKKKKKKKKPAQ is encoded by the exons ATGAGGGAAACACCGTTATCAAACTGTGAACGACAGTTTCTACTAAAGGCTATTGAAGAGAAAAAG cGGTTGGATGGAAGACAAACATATGACTACAGAAATATTAAGATCGCATTTGGAACAGATTATGGATGCTGCATTGTTGACCTTGGAAAGACGAG GGTTCTGGCGCAAGTGTCTTGTGAACTGGTAGCTCCTAAAGAGAACCGGCCAACAGAGGGCATCATTTTCTTCAACCTGGAGCTCTCCCCAATGGCCTCTCCTGCCTTTGAGCTCGGCCG GCAGTCTGAGTTACTTGTGAAGTTAAACAGACTATTGGAAAGATGTCTCCGAAACTCCAAGTGCATCGACACAGAGTCCCTGTGTGTAGTCTCAGGTGAAAAG GTGTGGCAGATCAGAGTGGATGTACATGTGCTGAACCACGATGGTAACATCATGGACGCGGCCAGTATAGCGGCCATCACAGCGCTGTGCCACTTCAGAAGGCCTGATGTGGGCATCCAGGGAGAAGAGGTCACTGTG TATAGCCCAGAAGAACGAGACCCAATACCCCTTAGTATCTATCACATGCCCATATGTGTtagtttctccttttttcaacAAGG GACGTACCTGCTGGTGGACCCCAGTGAACGAGAGGAGCGGGTGATGGACGGCCTGCTGGTCATCGCcatgaacaaacacagagagatcTGCTCCATTCAGTCCAGCGGAGGGATCATGCTCCTGAAAGAGCAG GTCTTACGGTGCAGCAAGATTGCAAGTGTGAAAGTGTCGGAGATAACAGACCTTATCAACAAAGCtctggaaaatgacagaaaagtcAG gaaagaggggggaaaataTGGCTTTGCGGAATCGATGCCCAAAGAGCGAATCACGGCGCTGAAAACAGATGTTGCTCCGGTAGAGATGACTGACATCGAGAAGAAAGCTGAGGACATCATCAGCGGAACGGAGCCCCCGTCTGACTC CAGTGTACCCTCACCTGTGGTGCGAGCCCCAGGGACCGGGCAGGTCGGAGAGGGTCTGGGGAACACCTGGGGGCTGGATCAactggaggaggatgaggaggagctTGTGGACCAAGCCATGGAGGAAGggcaggagacagaggagaggggtcAGAGCCCTGAAAAAG GTGAGGTGGTTGTCATCTCTGacagtgaagaggaagaagTTGTCATCTTACATCAGGGAGTGCAAGTCAAAGATTCAAA TGTACCAGCAAGCAGTTCCCAACAGCAAGGTGCAGGTGCgtcaaagaagaagaaaaagaaaaagaagcctGCCCAGTGA
- the exosc9 gene encoding exosome complex component RRP45 isoform X2 yields the protein MRETPLSNCERQFLLKAIEEKKRLDGRQTYDYRNIKIAFGTDYGCCIVDLGKTRVLAQVSCELVAPKENRPTEGIIFFNLELSPMASPAFELGRQSELLVKLNRLLERCLRNSKCIDTESLCVVSGEKVWQIRVDVHVLNHDGNIMDAASIAAITALCHFRRPDVGIQGEEVTVYSPEERDPIPLSIYHMPICVSFSFFQQGTYLLVDPSEREERVMDGLLVIAMNKHREICSIQSSGGIMLLKEQVLRCSKIASVKVSEITDLINKALENDRKVRKEGGKYGFAESMPKERITALKTDVAPVEMTDIEKKAEDIISGTEPPSDSVPSPVVRAPGTGQVGEGLGNTWGLDQLEEDEEELVDQAMEEGQETEERGQSPEKGEVVVISDSEEEEVVILHQGVQVKDSNVPASSSQQQGAGASKKKKKKKKPAQ from the exons ATGAGGGAAACACCGTTATCAAACTGTGAACGACAGTTTCTACTAAAGGCTATTGAAGAGAAAAAG cGGTTGGATGGAAGACAAACATATGACTACAGAAATATTAAGATCGCATTTGGAACAGATTATGGATGCTGCATTGTTGACCTTGGAAAGACGAG GGTTCTGGCGCAAGTGTCTTGTGAACTGGTAGCTCCTAAAGAGAACCGGCCAACAGAGGGCATCATTTTCTTCAACCTGGAGCTCTCCCCAATGGCCTCTCCTGCCTTTGAGCTCGGCCG GCAGTCTGAGTTACTTGTGAAGTTAAACAGACTATTGGAAAGATGTCTCCGAAACTCCAAGTGCATCGACACAGAGTCCCTGTGTGTAGTCTCAGGTGAAAAG GTGTGGCAGATCAGAGTGGATGTACATGTGCTGAACCACGATGGTAACATCATGGACGCGGCCAGTATAGCGGCCATCACAGCGCTGTGCCACTTCAGAAGGCCTGATGTGGGCATCCAGGGAGAAGAGGTCACTGTG TATAGCCCAGAAGAACGAGACCCAATACCCCTTAGTATCTATCACATGCCCATATGTGTtagtttctccttttttcaacAAGG GACGTACCTGCTGGTGGACCCCAGTGAACGAGAGGAGCGGGTGATGGACGGCCTGCTGGTCATCGCcatgaacaaacacagagagatcTGCTCCATTCAGTCCAGCGGAGGGATCATGCTCCTGAAAGAGCAG GTCTTACGGTGCAGCAAGATTGCAAGTGTGAAAGTGTCGGAGATAACAGACCTTATCAACAAAGCtctggaaaatgacagaaaagtcAG gaaagaggggggaaaataTGGCTTTGCGGAATCGATGCCCAAAGAGCGAATCACGGCGCTGAAAACAGATGTTGCTCCGGTAGAGATGACTGACATCGAGAAGAAAGCTGAGGACATCATCAGCGGAACGGAGCCCCCGTCTGACTC TGTACCCTCACCTGTGGTGCGAGCCCCAGGGACCGGGCAGGTCGGAGAGGGTCTGGGGAACACCTGGGGGCTGGATCAactggaggaggatgaggaggagctTGTGGACCAAGCCATGGAGGAAGggcaggagacagaggagaggggtcAGAGCCCTGAAAAAG GTGAGGTGGTTGTCATCTCTGacagtgaagaggaagaagTTGTCATCTTACATCAGGGAGTGCAAGTCAAAGATTCAAA TGTACCAGCAAGCAGTTCCCAACAGCAAGGTGCAGGTGCgtcaaagaagaagaaaaagaaaaagaagcctGCCCAGTGA
- the LOC118769721 gene encoding transmembrane protein 33-like → MADTEQTSPPPRQGPVQFMLSNKLETAMWLSRIFTVYCSILFILPILGLPEAANFYQRALLANALTSALRLHQRLPHFQLSRAFLAQALQEDSCHYLLYSLILVNSYPITMSIFPVFLFSLLHATSYTKKVLDEMGPNSMGFMRNFLNKLTANQQNILMFIACNEIFLMPATIFLLFSGQGSLLQPFIYYRFVTLRYASRRNPYCRTLFTELRVLVEHLIMKPSCPAFLRRMCLNSIALVSRLAPTAA, encoded by the exons ATGGCCGACACAGAGCAAACGAGCCCGCCTCCTCGACAGGGGCCGGTG CAATTCATGTTAAGTAACAAGCTGGAAACGGCAATGTGGCTGTCGCGCATCTTTACTGTGTACTGCTCCATTCTGTTCATTCTGCCCATCCTGGG aCTGCCAGAAGCTGCAAATTTCTACCAGCGCGCCCTGCTGGCCAATGCCCTGACCAGCGCTCTGCGTCTGCATCAGAGGCTGCCGCACTTCCAGCTGAGCCGGGCCTTCCTGGCCCAGGCCCTGCAGGAGGACAGCTGCCACTACCTGCTCTACTCCCTCATCCTGGTCAACTCCTACCCCATCACCA TGAGCATTTTTCCagtctttctcttttccctgctTCATGCTACCTCTTACACAAAGAAGGTCCTGGAT GAGATGGGACCGAACAGCATGGGCTTCATGAGAAACTTCCTGAACAAGCTCACAGCCAACCAGCAGAACATCCTCATGTTCATCGCTTGCAATGAGATATTCCTCATGCCAGCCACCATCTTCTTGCTTTTTAG TGGCCAGGGGAGCTTGCTACAGCCCTTCATTTACTATAGGTTTGTCACGCTTCGCTACGCGTCCAGGAGAAACCCCTACTGTCG CACCCTGTTCACAGAGCTACGGGTCCTTGTGGAGCACCTCATCATGAAGCCCTCGTGCCCGGCCTTTCTCAGGAGGATGTGCCTGAACAGCATCGCCCTCGTCAGTCGCCTGGCGCCCACCGCGGCGTAG
- the LOC118769667 gene encoding cyclin-A2-like, protein MASMNRRGATHNPNKDLQNQENMFSRLVMFAKSRQENRGNVDPKPPHRTVLGVLQNDQHNPLSQQDAKEVASCRVPSCKTDGNNGKSLAEKVVTKQPDFHIFLDEPDGACTQKQVGTKAKLMSGNHCATSLSLLRQRLSSTDVPVCMDVSYDSPALMDMSVAKADEKPANVNEVSDYAVEIHKYLRELELKSRPKAGYMKKQPDITNSMRTILIDWLVEVGEEYKLQNETLHLAVNYIDRFLSVMSVLRGKLQLVGTAAMLLASKFEEIYPPEVAEFVYITDDTYTKKQLLRMEHLILKVLSFDLAAPTINQFLTQYFLHQPVSQKVESLSMFLGELSLVDSESFLKYLPSHTAAAAFVLANYIITRGSMSQALVEMTKYTLEDLMPCIVELHQVHITASRNAQQSVREKYKSSKYHEVSLIEPPEKLHLK, encoded by the exons ATGGCGTCAATGAACCGGAGAGGCGCGACTCACAATCCGAATAAAGACTTGCAGAATCAGGAAAACATGTTCTCAAGACTAGTCATGTTTGCGAAAAGCAGGCAAGAAAATCGGGGAAATGTCGATCCAAAACCACCACACAGGACCGTGCTGGGGGTACTGCAGAACGACCAACATAACCCCCTCTCGCAACAAGACGCAAAAGAG GTTGCTTCCTGTCGTGTACCGTCGTGCAAAACTGATGGAAACAATGGCAAGAGTCTTGCCGAGAAAGTGGTCACCAAACAGCCTGACTTCCATATATTTCTGGACGAACCTGATGGCGCCTGTACACAGAAGCAAGTGGGAACCAAAGCAAAGTTAATGTCAGGAAACCATTGTGCTACCTCTTTGTCGCTGCTCAGGCAGCGCCTGTCCAGTACTGACGTACCAGTATGCATGGATGTCAGTTATG aTTCTCCAGCGTTGATGGACATGTCAGTCGCCAAGGCTGATGAGAAACCAGCAAATGTTAACGAAGTGAGCGATTATGCTGTTGAAATCCACAAGTATTTAAGGGAGTTGGAG TTAAAGTCCAGGCCAAAAGCTGGCTACATGAAGAAACAGCCGGATATCACAAACAGCATGCGAACTATTCTCATCGACTGGTTGGTCGAGGTTGGGGAGGAGTACAAacttcaaaatgaaacacttcacCTGGCTGTAAACTACATCGATCGGTTCCTGTCTGTAATGTCAGTTCTTAGAGGAAAGTTGCAGTTGGTTGGAACTGCAGCTATGTTGTTGGCTTC TAAATTTGAAGAGATCTACCCTCCGGAGGTGGCAGAGTTCGTTTATATCACGGATGACACATACACGAAGAAACAGTTGTTAAGAATGGAACACCTCATCCTGAAGGTCCTTTCTTTTGACCTCGCTGCCCCTACAATCAACCAGTTTCTCACACAATACTTCCTACATCAGCCAGTCAGCCAAAAAGTTGAGAGCTTGTCGATG TTTCTAGGGGAGCTGAGTTTGGTAGACTCTGAATCTTTCCTGAAGTATCTGCCATCCCACACGGCTGCTGCGGCTTTTGTTTTGGCAAACTACATAATCACCAGGGGTTCGATG TCACAGGCTTTAGTTGAGATGACAAAGTACACCCTGGAGGACCTCATGCCCTGCATTGTGGAACTGCATCAGGTCCACATCACTGCTAGCCGGAACGCACAGCAGTCTGTGAGGGAGAAATACAAGAGCTCCAA GTACCATGAAGTTTCCCTCATTGAGCCACCAGAGAAACTGCActtgaagtga